The window TAAGGGAATTTTTATTTCACTTAATAAAATAAAATCCGCACTTGCCTGTATTTTATACCGCAGCACAAGCTGAAACTTATTGCAAGCAGAATACTAAAAACTTTTTATCCGCCGTAAGCGGAATATTTACACAATCCTTTTTTCCACAAAAGCATACAAATAAGAGTTAATACTAAAATCCACATAAACGCTTTTATCGCACGGCCTGTTATCACATTTAAAAATACTTCATTTAATAATACATCGGCAGGAAAATAATTTATATATGCAAACGGAAGAATTGTCAAAAACTTAAAAACCGAATCGGGAAGCAACATTAAAGGAAATACGGCACCTGAAAATATATTTTTAATAACTCTTATTGAGTTATACAAAGATGCAACTTTAGAAAAATAAAAACCGCATAAACTTATAAAAAAATCGAATAGAAAATTTATTAAATATCCGGATATTGACAATAAAATAAAACATAATATTTTCACTGCGGATAATTTTAATTCAATATACTTATTCAAAAAAATATATATTAACATAAGCGGAATAAAATTCATTACTATAAATATAAAACGCTTAGGCAATTCCAACACCAGTTTGTATAAAGCGTAATTATACGGTGTTAAAAGATGTTTATTTAAACCGCCCAGTCTAATATCTTCCGAAATTTCAGCAACGGAAGAAGTTGAAGTTATATTGCTTACAATTAGAATGACAAAATAATAACTTATAATACCGTTTATATTTACCGTCATTCTTTTATTTTGATGTGCGGCAGCAATCCATAATAACGCATTTGCAGCAAAAGGGATAAGAGAAAACAAAAATGATGTTATAAAATTTATACGGTATTCCAATTGACTTGCAAGACCGGTTTTAAAAATTTTATAATACATACCGCAGTTCCTTTTATTTTTTTTAAACATATAAAAAATTTTAAACACCTCCTTCTTGATATATTTTTCTAATAACTTCGTCCATACTTACACTTTCAATACTCACATCGTTTAATTCATCAATAAAATTTAAAGTAATACTTTTTAATATATTCATTCCCTTGTCGCCGCTGACGGATATTTTAATAGAATCGTTTTTTACGAATTCGGCATTAAACGCTTCTTTTAATTTAAAACGTTTTATCAATTCTTCCGCATTAGGATTTTTTAATTTTAAAATAAAATATTTTTGCATTAAAAACTCTTTTTTAAAATTCTCAAAAGAATCGGAGTATATTTTTTCACCGTTGTTTATTAAAATTAAAGAGTTACAAAGAGATATTATATCATTAAAATTATGACTGGTTAAAATAATAGCGGCCTTATATTTTAAGCAATATTCTTTTAAAAATTCACGTATCTTATATTGAGTAATAACATCAAGTCCTATTGTAGGTTCATCAAGAAAAACAACTTCAGGTTTATGAATAAGAGAGGCGATAAGTTCCATTTTCATACGCTCTCCTAAAGACAATCTTCTTACTTGAACATTTATTTGGTTTTTAACGTCCAACATTTCCGTCATTAAATTAAGCCGCTCTTTATATTCAATATCGTCCAATCCGTAAATAGTTTTATTCAATTCAAAAGAATCCGCAGCAGGTAAATCCCACCACAACTGACTTTTATTTCCCATTACCATAGAAATCTTGCAAAGATATTCTTTATTTTTGTCGAACGGAGAATAGCCCAAAACTTTTATTTCTCCCCGTGTAGGCATTATCAATCCCGAAAGCATTTTAAGTGTTGTAGTTTTTCCTGCACCGTTTAAACCTATAAGTCCGGTTATTTCTCCTTTAGAAATTTCAAATGAAAGATTATTAACCGCTTTTTTAAAAAGTTTTTCCCGATAAAATAAATTTTTTATACTTCCTTTTAAACCCGTTTCTTTTTTATAATATGTATACACCTTGCAAATATTTTTTGCGGTAATTACAGAACTACTAACTTCCTGAGCTTGCATATTTTTTTAAACCTTCTTTAAAAATTAAATTCGATATATAAAATGTTATTGATGTCGAAAAAAAAGAATAAAAAATATAATATCCATTTAAGTTTTTTACCATAAATAAAACGGGAAAATTAAAACAAACCGTTAGAGGTAAAATGTAAATAAGAATTTTTTTGTATTATCTTAGGATAAATAGACATAGGCTTATTTCCGATTGTAATAAGCTCGGAGCCGATACCCATTACAATGTCCATACGCGTAAACCAAAATGCCGAACACATTAAGATAAACATAATTGAATAAATAAGTAAAAATCCGTTTATCGAAAGCAATAAGTAAACCGTCAGCACATTAAAACTTAAAGGTAAATTAAGTTTATATATACAATATATAAGCCCTGCAATATTTATTGCTATATTTTTAATTTGAGGAAAATCGAATTCATTAAATGAAATATTAAAACGCTTATTTATAGGCTTCAATAAAATAAAATCAAGGCTTCCCGTGCTAATCATTTCGGGTAAACGTTTTAACCCCGGAACTATGCAAAATGTAAAAACGGAATCCATTAAGCCGCCTTGAAATGTGAGCATTAACATTTGATATTTATTCCAACCGTTTATCGTCTTTGTATGTATGAACACTACACTTATAAAAACAATATACATTAAAGTCCATACAAGCTCAAATGTTCCGCCTAAAATAAAATCAAAAGTATATTCCATTTGATTCATTGCAGAGCCGCGTATATAAGCTTTTATAACTGAAAAATATTTTTTCATTATATTTTCCTATAAGCTTAATATATATTATATGTGCGACACCTGTATGTCGTAATTAGATAAAAAATTTTGAGCGGTTTTTATCAACTCCGATTTATAGCTTTCAGGACCGATAACTTTTACACGAGAGCCGAAACTCAGCAACAGGGCTTTCCACAAGCGTTCTCTTGCAGGAACATTGATAGTGATTTTAAATATACCGCAAGAAAGCTCTTCAATAGGACAATCCGGAAAATATTCTTCCATTAAGTTAAGTTCTTCTTTTAAAAACCGAACTTCTATACGGATACAAGTTTTATAATAAGCCAGTTCGGCTTCTTTCATACGCTCCTCTATATTGCCGTGATTTATCTTTGATATTCTATTAAGCATACGAAGATTTTGCATTCGCGCAATTTTAAATGTTTTATATTCTTTATCGGTTTTGGAATATGCAAACAAATACCAAGCATACCATTTATAGTGAATTGCCAAAGGTTCTACACAAGGAGAAGATTTAATTCCTTCCGTATTTTTGTAGTCAAACCCGACAAAACTTTTAACCGAGACGGCTTTTTCCAACAAGACATTCATTTCTTGAACTTTACGATTTTCTTTTGCAACACTAAAATCCCAGAATATTTTTTGTCCGCCTTTTCTTTCGATGATGGCATTATATTTTTCAATTAAAGAATTAAGGGTATCGTTTGAATAAGAAGTTGCAAGACTTTTTAATGCATTAATAATTATCTCCTGTTCGTTTTCTTTAATATTTATATTTTTTATTTTATAAGAAGGCAAAATTGAATACCCGCCTCGTTTCCCGTTTAAAGAATAAACGGGAATCCCCGCAGAAGATATGCTTATCATATCACGTTGAATGGTCCTGACCGATACTTTAAAATGCTCCGCCAAACTGCGCGCAGAAACACTATCACGATTCATTAAGTATATAATTATTTCGAGAATACGCTCTATTTTCATTTTTTTACTTTATCTAAAATTTATAATTTCATCAATAGCATATTCAAATTTAAAATTACCGAAAATACAGTTCAATAAAAAAAAGAGACTATAATTTTCCGCACTTGTTTTTATATTTTTTAATGCGGAGTTTTTATAGTCTTACCGTACAAATCCGTTTTAAAATTTAAATAAAACGCATAGACAAAACCGGTTTATTATTATATAATTTTTACAAAAAAGAGGAATTCTTTGAAACGGTCAAACATATATAATTTCAGTAATAAATTTGAATTTAGTTATTCAAATAATCTTTTTAAAATTCCGGAAACATATAAAGCCGTTATTTACGAAAACTGGGAAAAAGCTGCAGCTAAAAACAAGAATCTTTTTAACGGAACGGTGATTTGTCTTAATAAAATTTCAAATTACAAAAATAAAATATATCTTGATTTTATTAAAAGCGATTATGCTCATTTTATAGCCGCAGAAACTGGTCTTTTACCGGACAAACTATACCCTCGTATTTTTTTATGTATCCGCACTGATTGAAACAACCGACAATCTTATTGCTTTTGAAAAAACGGGAGAGTTTAGTTTCGATACTGGAAGGCTTCAGTTTATAGGAGGAGGGTTGGACGAAAGATATGTCAAGGAAAATTCGCTTGATTATTTTTCCTGTATAAAAAATGAAATAACCGAAGAGCTCGGAATTCGTTTTAATCCCGATATTCATTATTTAAAACCCTTATTTATAAGTTTTGAAAAAAACGCAAAGAAAATTTCCATAGTGTTTCATTTTAAACCCAATATGAATAGTACAGAACTTATAAGTCAATTGAATAAGCATAACGCAAATTTAATTAAATGCGGACAAAAGATTGAAACAGCTTCTTTTGTTTTACGGTAAAAACAACTATATGAATTTTTTCACTCAGCCGAAAGAGACAAAACAGGAGAGAATTTATTTTCATCACTAGATGCTTTTTTTACAATGAGGACGGACAATATTAAAAGCGGACTATGTTTGGCGGAGAGAAAATATTTTGCTCCGCCATACTAAAAGATGCAACTTCAATATCCGATTGTTTAGAAATTTGCCGGCATAATTTATAATATAAATAGTTTTAAATATTTTTTCTTAACTCATAAGCCTCATATTCAATCGAAGTGCATTTCTTTTTAAAACAGGTCTTAAAAAATTTTTTCATACCGTTTTTATAGCAAGCTTTGAGAGAACCTATATTATCTTTTGCAACCAGAGAAGTAACGATTTTGCCGCCTTGCAGTTTTATAAAATCAATTAAACCGGAAATCAGTTCCGTTGCATAGCCTTTTTTCCACTCGGTCTTTGCAATTGTATATCCAATTCCCCAAATATCTTTTCCTTTATTTTTTTCCGTAAAAACACAGGCTGTTCCGATAATAATATTCGTATCTTTTTTAAATACGGAAAAATAAAAATCATCTTTCCAACTTTCAGGGCAGGATAATTCTTCCCGTAATATTTCTCTCAACTCATCACCGTTTTTATACGGCATATCAGCCAAATATTTTCCGGCTTCTTTATCTCCCCATTCTTTTGCAGCATAATCGCAATCGAAAAAGGTCATATCTTTTATATCCAATCTTAATGTTGAAAATCTTTTATTCATATTGATACCATATTCACTATTTTAGTCTACTTTCAGATAAAAAGCAATATACGAGTACCTATACCTTTCGATTGGACTTTCATTAAACACATTAAAAATCCGGCATATTCCTGAAAACATTTCGGAAACTAAATAATGCACGGGAATTCCGATGCATTATTTACTCTAAGAGCAAACAAAACTTTTAATCCGCCTACATATCGAGCAGCAAAACCAAAATGCAATACTCATATTGCTAAATTTCGATTTGTTTATAGAAATGGATAAATTACGGCTATAATATCAGTAAGCGCTTTTTCATCAGTTAAAAAAATTATTTTGCGGAAATAAAATGTATTACTCTTTCGGATCAACAGGAAAAATTGCATCTACAGCCTGCTTTCTTTCATCTTATGCTCCTATCCCAGGAGACACAAACTTTCCAAGTTCACCTTGAAATTGGTTTAGTGTATATGTTATTGTGATTTGATTTCTTTTTAAAAAGTGATATAATCATTAAGCATAAGATTCAGCAATCCAATCGGTTGTGATTTGATTTCTTTTTAAAAAGTGATATAATAGTAGTTCCCGAGTGCATATTGTAGATATTGTTGTGATTTGATTTCTTTTTAAAAAGTGATATAATAAATTTCCTGAATGGATAACAGTAGCCGATGTTGTGATTTGATTTCTTTTTAAAAAGTGATATAATCAATAATTTTTCAAAGTGCCGAACGGTGCTGTTGTGATTTGATTTCTTTTTAAAAAGTGATATAATGTCTTTTTGAAGTTCAAAAGCTACCCGCCAGTTGTGATTTGATTTCTTTTTAAAAAGTGATATAATGAATTTAAAATAAATAATCACCCCGGCGAGGTTGTGATTTGATTTCTTTTTAAAAAGTGATATAATAAGAAAAGTAATGCGGTAAGTACGTTTTACGTTGTGATTTGATTTCTTTTTAAAAAGTGATATAATGCATAGACTGTGTAATCATTTGACGTAAGGGTTGTGATTTGATTTCTTTTTAAAAAGTGATATAATAATGTATCGCAACAAACGGTATCAAATACTGTTGTGATTTGATTTCTTTTTAAAAAGTGATATAATGATTGATGACAGCTTCAAAGATGAGGAGCTGTTGTGATTTGATTTCTTTTTAAAAAGTGATATAATAATACTTTCAGTATTTATCATCAATTACGGGTTGTGATTTGATTTCTTTTTAAAAAGTGATATAATCTTTACACATATCTTAGTTAACAATCAATAGTTGTGATTTGATTTCTTTTTAAAAAGTGATATAATAACCTAAAATAAATATACAATCCGAGACTCGGGTTGTGATTTGATTTCTTTTTAAAAAGTGATATAATTGAAGTTCGACTGCTAACTGGTCAAGCTGAGTTGTGATTTGATTTCTTTTTAAAAAGTGATATAATTCAAGCGGGCAATTGAAAGCGTTGCACAATGTTGTGATTTGATTTCTTTTTAAAAAGTGATATAATTTTCAATAAGTTTGCATAGCCGCAAACTGCAGTTGTGATTTGATTTCTTTTTAAAAAGTGATATAATCGATTTATCATTGCTTTCGGCGCTTTAATGGTTGTGATTTGATTTCTTTTTAAAAAGTGATATAATTTCAGCTTCCATTTTCCCGGTGCTATCTTGGTTGTGATTTGATTTCTTTTTAAAAAGTGATATAATCGGAGTGTTTTTAAAATTGGACGGGCTAACGTTGTGATTTGATTTCTTTTTAAAAAGTGATATAATCAAAAAAGTAAACTATGACGGAGCGAAGCCGTTGTGATTTGATTTCTTTTTAAAAAGTGATATAATAATACAAGACTTACGGATACAAATACAGTGGTTGTGATTTGATTTCTTTTTAAAAAGTGATATAATAAATAATGAAATTTGATAAAGCAATAGTGTGTTGTGATTTGATTTCTTTTTAAAAAGTGATATAATAAATGCCGGAATAAATTCGGCTTCGGAAATGTTGTGATTTGATTTCTTTTTAAAAAGTGATATAATTAACGCAGAAAATAAAAATTAAACAAACTGGTTGTGATTTGATTTCTTTTTAAAAAGTGATATAATATTTTCAAGGCGGCTTGTAAATGATTTGGGGTTGTGATTTGATTTCTTTTTAAAAAGTGATATAATCGTGGAACACGGGAAGACGCACCGATGAAAGTTGTGATTTGATTTCTTTTTAAAAAGTGATATAATTAAACAAAACTCTTGTATACTTAGGAGCTAGTTGTGATTTGATTTCTTTTTAAAAAGTGATATAATACGGCAATCCGTGAATATTACGGATTACCTGTTGTGATTTGATTTCTTTTTAAAAAGTGATATAATAGCGGTAAGAATCCGATTAGATTACTCATAGTTGTGATTTGATTTCTTTTTAAAAAGTGATATAATAACGCCGCCAAAATATCGTATCAAAATTAAGTTGTGATTTGATTTCTTTTTAAAAAGTGATATAATCTTGATTTTTATCGCATAAAACGATACACTGTTGTGATTTGATTTCTTTTTAAAAAGTGATATAATTGAGGTGGTACTGATATAGCCGGTAAGCCAGTTGTGATTTGATTTCTTTTTAAAAAGTGATATAATTTTTTCTTTTATTTTGAGGGTTTGATTGGCGTTGTGATTTGATTTCTTTTTAAAAAGTGATATAATTTCCATCTTCAGGATTATGCACTCTTGCATAGTTGTGATTTGATTTCTTTTTAAAAAGTGATATAATGCACATTAAGTTAATACCGCCTATATATAAGTTGTGATTTGATTTCTTTTTAAAAAGTGATATAATTTTCTCAGCTTTATCAGCCGTAATAGTTACGTTGTGATTTGATTTCTTTTTAAAAAGTGATATAATGTTGCTTTTTTTTGTCATCATCGTAAACTGTTGTGATTTGATTTCTTTTTAAAAAGTGATATAATTGTGGCGCTGCTTGAACTATAGCCGTGATAGTTGTGATTTGATTTCTTTTTAAAAAGTGATATAATTGAGGTGGTACTGATATAGCCGGTAAGCCAGTTGTGATTTGATTTCTTTTTAAAAAGTGATATAATTTTTTCTTTTATTTTGAGGGTTTGATTGGCGTTGTGATTTGATTTCTTTTTAAAAAGTGATATAATTTCCATCTTCAGGATTATGCACTCTTGCATAGTTGTGATTTGATTTCTTTTTAAAAAGTGATATAATATTAGCATACACGATATATGCTATTATTTAGTTGTGATTTGATTTCTTTTTAAAAAGTGATATAATGTTGCAAGTTCTGAGCAAGCAATTGGTTATGTTGTGATTTGATTTCTTTTTAAAAAGTGATATAATAGTATTCCTGAACATTAGGGTCAGCCTTTTGTTGTGATTTGATTTCTTTTTAAAAAGTGATATAATTTGGTCTTGCCTAATGACACTTCCGAAGTCGGTTGTGATTTGATTTCTTTTTAAAAAGTGATATAATCTACTCCGTATCCATCAGATATAACAGTAGTTGTGATTTGATTTCTTTTTAAAAAGTGATATAATACTAGTCAGATTCATTTCTGCTGTGCCACAGTTGTGATTTGATTTCTTTTTAAAAAGTGATATAATACATCTTGCTGAAATACCACACGATATAGTGTTGTGATTTGATTTCTTTTTAAAAAGTGATATAATTAGCCGTAAAAATAGAGGCGGCTATTACGGGTTGTGATTTGATTTCTTTTTAAAAAGTGATATAATTAGTTTTATAAAAATGATGACTACCGACACAGTTGTGATTTGATTTCTTTTTAAAAAGTGATATAATTAGATGCAATGCAGCAAGCTGCGGGAGCAAGTTGTGATTTGATTTCTTTTTAAAAAGTGATATAATTGCTCATCATTTCACCTTTAGGCAATTCTGGTTGTGATTTGATTTCTTTTTAAAAAGTGATATAATCTCTTACCAAGTTTAGGTATTTGAGTATCAGTTGTGATTTGATTTCTTTTTAAAAAGTGATATAATGTAAGAGTGACGAATAATGCGCGGTGCTTCGTTGTGATTTGATTTCTTTTTAAAAAGTGATATAATGTTTATCCCCTCAACTCGCCCCGCAGGGCTTTGTGATTTGATTTCTTTTTAAAAAGTGATATAATGTGAATGGTGTAAACCTATACCTAATATACATTTACTCGCTTTTTAACACAAAAAAACAGGCTTTTTGATGATGAATTTTTTCAAAAAGTCTGTTTTTTTAAAAAAATTCAAGTTGGGAGGGTGTTTTTTTCTTTTTTTCAGGGGTTTTTCCGATAAATGATTCTATTTCACCGAACTGTTTGTCGGTAAAACGGAGAATACTTACCTTTCCTTCACGCGGAATATGCTTTTTAATATACTTTACATGCACAGCGCAGGCCTCCGCACTTCCGCAGTGCCGGTAGTATACACTGAATTGCATCATAGAAAACCCGTCTTCTATGAGCTGCTGACGGAATTTTGAAGCTCTATGACGTTGCTCTTTGGTATTTGTCGGTAAATCAAACAGGCAGATAATCCACATAATCTTATACGCATTAAATCTTATATGCTCCATAGTTAGAATTCCGGCAACTGTAGTTTTTCCGTTTTCCCCGTAAGTATTTGAGCAAAGGAACTAGCCGTATAAGTAAGACTTATCAATAAAGGTCTTGTACATTTACCGAGCTTACAGTCACAGGTTAATACAGTTAAAGCCATTTTCTTAAATTCCTGATTGACGTCTTTTTCATCAGGATTTTCTTTTATAAACTGACAAACGCAATCATCTACATACGGTCTATACGGCTCCATAATATCGTCCGCTAAGGCATAAGCATTATATTTATTGTGATGATGTATTCCTAAAGTAGGCAACAGTCCTGAACCGACCAATGCCCGTGCGGTTGCGGCTCTTAAAATTGCATAACCGTAGTTTAATAAATTATTCGGAAAAGCTCCATACCGGGCCCTCAACCAATCGCTGCCGAATAGAGAGTCCCAATATTTTTTAGCGGCAATTCCTTCACGGTTTGTGTGGTCATCGGTTTTTACCTCACTTGCAAGATAAACCAGCATTTCATTGCGGTGTCCGTATTTTTTTAAGAGAGCCGCCTGATTTTTTATCTTTTGACAGACGATTATTTTCCAGCAATTCTTTTTTACCGGAAGAGAAGCATTGATTTGAGCTGCAAATATTTGATTTTGAACCGAATTACCGTCCAACAATAAGCTCATCGACAGGGGCATATGTTTTTCATCACAAAAAATAACGCTGGCATTGTTCTTTGTAAGCTCATTGATAACAGGGATTGAAATATACGATTGATTATTTTCAATAACTACAAAACCGATATCCTCTATCGGAACGGACGCTTCTTCTTGAGTATGTTTATTCAAAATAATAAGCTGTTTGTTTTTTACCGTTAAACAAACAGCATTTGAAAAAAATAATGTTCGTTTAATCACACTGTGATTATCGGTAATTATTTATAATATCATTACTTCTTTATTATCTTTCCGTCAGGTAAAATCGCAAAGTCAAAACCTTCTACAAGACACACAAGACTTCCGGGTGTATTATAGCATCTGAATTTCATCATTTCGGATACGCTGCCTTGTCCTTTTGGATACTCCCATTTATCCGAACAGGAGCAATGAACCAGTTTTATCTTTATGCTTGAGCCGGTAACAGCCAATCCCGCTATTCTATATAACCTTTTCCAAACGGCATCATGAGGCAGTTCCCATATATTTTCTTCTTCGCTCTCTTTTAAAATAACCGTTTTACCTTTTTTCAAAGTTTTATACACCTTGAGTACCGTACCGTTCTTGGTTATCTCGGCAGGATACATTTCCTTTTTTTGCTGAACCGCATGTACCGCATCCAACAGATTCACTGCACGGTAATCGGAAACCGTCTTACCGTCATCGGATACACCGCGGTAAAGAACAAAAAGATAATTTTCATCATTAACCGCATAGAAATAATTTTTATAATCTTTACGGTTTTCAGTCTCCGGATGTTTCTTTATTCGTAACGGGTTAGTTGTTTGTGCTTTGATACGAACTTTTTTCATATACGTTGTCCTGCCGTTTATTTTATACGGCAACAAAAGTCCTTGAGTCTGTATCTCTTCAATAGTTTGTATCTTCGATTCAAGATTGTCGATAAATATCTTTTTTATTCTTTTATCGATAATTTTTTCCGCATCTTTTTCTGTCAATACGGAAACCGAAACCCGCTCCACAAATATATTTTCAGGCTTACGCTCTTTTTCGGGAGGTGTCATAATACAACCATAGAACGTATCTTTATGAAGACTTCCTCGTGCCGTGTGCCCCTGTATATATTGCTTTTTTCCGTCTTTTAAAATAGGTTTTCCGCTGCGGGTATCCCGTACAACCTTTTTGGTTTGCCGCAAGGCATTATCGTCATTATAAAATTTCGGTACCAAATACTCGGTTGCCGTAAGTACATCCGTATCGAAAGATTTCCACGGTTTCGCAAATGTAAGATGACGTCCGTCGGCACTGTTTCGTACCGCTTCACAAAGTGCGGCGTACTTTCCTCTGCTTATGCAAGCGATAGTCAGTGCGTCAATCGTATGATGGCGATGGTAAGAGCGGTCTTTCGCCTCATTTCTTTCCAAAAGTCCCCACTGACGTTTAAAAAGATCCGTTGCAAAACCGTTTACCGGATAAACACTGGGAAATACCCCCTTCAAATACGCGAGAGCGAATTTCGTTATCAGCCGTGTATCGTTTAATTGACTGTTCTTAAATCCTGAAGGTATTTCTTCTAATGTAAAACGTTTAAGTTTTTGTTCGTAATAGTGCAATTCATACATTGCCATATGGCGATTGACAATCATAGCGTCTTTTCTGGAAGGCTCTATGTATGCGCCGCGGGGTTTATTTCGCTCAATCGCCGCACGGCATTGGTCAATTTTTTCTCCGTAATATCCTTTTATCCGTTTGATAATATCCTCTTTTCCTGCAAGCTGCGAAGGAAGCTGTTGTTTTTTTACGCTGCGGTTAAAATGAACATCGCATAAGGTCAGATTTTCAAGCGAATCATCGAAAGACAGACTTCTCGGCACCGTATGTTCAAAATCAAACTGCGGCATTGAACCGAATAAATCAGTAAAACTTATTTTCTTTCCCGTATAAGGACATTCTTCTTTTTGTTCTTTCCACAACCGATACTTTTTAATATCTTTGTCGGTCGGTTCAATGGTAAATCCGTGCTCGGCGGCCGTCTCAATAATCGCTTGCTTGTATTTTGCATTTTTCGTTTCATTTTCTTTTTGGAAACGGGCAATCGCCGCCCGCATATTTTTATCGTTGACCTCATTTGCAAGTTCAACCGCTACCTTTGTCGAGCTGTCAATCGCACCGGTTTTTATCAAACGGTTGATGAGCTTCCTTAACTGAAATAATGCGCGCATTGCAACGGGATTTTTTACACTTTTCGTACGCGGCGACGCAAGATACATTTTACCGTCTTCCGCTTTCTTCGGAGGCTCAAATCCGTATTCGATATCCGAAGGGTGATACAGCTCTTTTTTTTCGTGTAACGTATATCCCTGCTCTCTTAGATATTCTTTTAATAGGTCATCTGTCCTTAAGAGCGGATATTTATAGTCATTTGCACGGTTTGTAACGGCAATACGGAGGGCATCGTCGATTTTCTCCGCCGCATTCCGTCTGATTTCCTGCTGCTCCGCTTGGGGTTTCTTTTCCCAATATTTTTTTCCGTACATATCCGCTATTTGCTCTTCAAGTATTGCTCGGTTCCATTGTTCCGACCTGAAATCGCGGGTTTTATCTTTAAATATCCTGTCGATGCAACTATTAACCAAAGCAATTTCACGGTTTTTCTCCGGCATAGCTTTAATAATGTTTTCAAACCCTGCTATGATTTTTGTTTTATCCGCTTCAAACGCCTTTTGACCGATTATAGTGGGAATATTTGCCATAAATACGGCATGGGAATACAGCATACCTTCCCGCAAAAACGGTAAAATCTTTTTGATTGCCTTCAAGCTCAAGTTTGCATATCCTTGATGGATTGGTATATTTAAAAAACTTTTTACTTTTTCTTCATCAAGATGCAGTTTTGTTTGTGCAAACTCGCGTAATTTATCCCTGTCATCAAAATCAAAAAGTACATGCCAAATAGCATAGCTGTCATAATTATCGATTTTAATCTCTTTCCAGTTTTCACCGAAAATATGCAATAATCCGGCGGAAACGGGACAGCCTGCGACATTCGAATCGCTGCGATAGTTAAACTTCCAGCTTTCGTTTTTATTTTTACCGCGCAGCTTTTTTTCTATATCGATAAATTTAAAATTAGTTTTACTTACTCGATAAAATAACGGTATAATAATCTCTTTTTCAATCTGTGTAAGAGGAACAAAGGCCTGCCGGTCATCCTCATCTATATTTTTAGCTACTTTTATACTGTTTATAAATTGCAGCATTCTAAATTCTTCAAACTCAAAATGAGATACGGGGCAACGCGGTTTATTCGGCTCAAACGTGCAAGTACCGACTAAAAATTTTTGCGATTTTAATTTCCGTTGGTAGAAAATTGCCCGATAAAGTTGTTTAATCAAATCCTCGCTCAATCCCTGAACGCCGCAGATGG is drawn from Treponema pedis and contains these coding sequences:
- the cas9 gene encoding type II CRISPR RNA-guided endonuclease Cas9 (Cas9, originally named Csn1, is the large, multifunctional signature protein of type II CRISPR/Cas systems. It is well known even to general audiences because its RNA-guided endonuclease activity has made it a popular tool for custom editing of eukaryotic genomes.), whose product is MKTLGLDIGTNSIGWGIVDEKAEKPIIDCGVYLFPEGVKIEKGVESSKAAERTGFRSARRLKFRRKLRKYETLKVLIQNGMCPLSSEELEVWRKEKIYPSSEVFVRWYRTSEAEQYEPYFLRKKCAEQKCTKHEIGRALYHIAQRRGFLSNRKEAGKETEDGKVASAISELSKVMGEKTLGQYFYELRKTGDRIRGRYTARKEHYEKEFYTICGVQGLSEDLIKQLYRAIFYQRKLKSQKFLVGTCTFEPNKPRCPVSHFEFEEFRMLQFINSIKVAKNIDEDDRQAFVPLTQIEKEIIIPLFYRVSKTNFKFIDIEKKLRGKNKNESWKFNYRSDSNVAGCPVSAGLLHIFGENWKEIKIDNYDSYAIWHVLFDFDDRDKLREFAQTKLHLDEEKVKSFLNIPIHQGYANLSLKAIKKILPFLREGMLYSHAVFMANIPTIIGQKAFEADKTKIIAGFENIIKAMPEKNREIALVNSCIDRIFKDKTRDFRSEQWNRAILEEQIADMYGKKYWEKKPQAEQQEIRRNAAEKIDDALRIAVTNRANDYKYPLLRTDDLLKEYLREQGYTLHEKKELYHPSDIEYGFEPPKKAEDGKMYLASPRTKSVKNPVAMRALFQLRKLINRLIKTGAIDSSTKVAVELANEVNDKNMRAAIARFQKENETKNAKYKQAIIETAAEHGFTIEPTDKDIKKYRLWKEQKEECPYTGKKISFTDLFGSMPQFDFEHTVPRSLSFDDSLENLTLCDVHFNRSVKKQQLPSQLAGKEDIIKRIKGYYGEKIDQCRAAIERNKPRGAYIEPSRKDAMIVNRHMAMYELHYYEQKLKRFTLEEIPSGFKNSQLNDTRLITKFALAYLKGVFPSVYPVNGFATDLFKRQWGLLERNEAKDRSYHRHHTIDALTIACISRGKYAALCEAVRNSADGRHLTFAKPWKSFDTDVLTATEYLVPKFYNDDNALRQTKKVVRDTRSGKPILKDGKKQYIQGHTARGSLHKDTFYGCIMTPPEKERKPENIFVERVSVSVLTEKDAEKIIDKRIKKIFIDNLESKIQTIEEIQTQGLLLPYKINGRTTYMKKVRIKAQTTNPLRIKKHPETENRKDYKNYFYAVNDENYLFVLYRGVSDDGKTVSDYRAVNLLDAVHAVQQKKEMYPAEITKNGTVLKVYKTLKKGKTVILKESEEENIWELPHDAVWKRLYRIAGLAVTGSSIKIKLVHCSCSDKWEYPKGQGSVSEMMKFRCYNTPGSLVCLVEGFDFAILPDGKIIKK